In the Mytilus galloprovincialis chromosome 10, xbMytGall1.hap1.1, whole genome shotgun sequence genome, one interval contains:
- the LOC143047156 gene encoding uncharacterized protein LOC143047156 isoform X4 — MYAGEPPSPSADPFGDNTMSGPPGSVGDDYNNAMKQQKLEKERKRIEDQNKKKRQQLGLFQPNEDIGRPNSGGRRRGREEHRPLVGNSKPSTPTSFEYVNPAAYEDESFPEPQRDTVTVLNVTTDSHSDGDSDIPEISAGDDIHTKKGKKNKHAGQWTLPPPTYDSVSSQNTDPRTRSQSRSPIPQNTFEIPNIDHQQQKTMEYSSSSQDYNGDNDVSIPMLEDTGKKSKKKNKKPNRPPPPPSTQNDMIAGGNQGSMGSLEDDNEPDEISVPVAPLSMKQSPSTAKLKNMYNSEQADISEGGNTNGDDSELGATGRSFTPEGIEKLDDYVLQPAPQGQVIKCRITRDKKGIDRGVYPTYYLHLEREDGKKTFLLAGRKRKKSYPSNYLISTDPTDLSRGGESYVGKLRSNILGTHFTLFDHGCNPKDNYENARKELIGVVYETNVLGFKGPRKMTIIIPGMNLDHERVDIKPRNDNDGLINRWKRKNMENILELHNKTPVWNDETQSYVLNFHGRVTQASVKNFQIVHDNDVEYIVMQFGRVAEDVFTMDFNYPLCALQAFGIAISSFDSKLACE, encoded by the exons atgtaTGCTGGAGAACCCCCAAG TCCATCTGCAGATCCTTTTGGAGACAACACCATGAGTGGACCTCCTGGAAG TGTTGGTGATGATTATAATAATGCAATGAAACAACAAAAGCTAGAAAAAGAG AGAAAAAGAATTGAAgaccaaaacaagaaaaaaaggcaacagtTAGGACTGTTCCAGCCAAATGAAGATATTGGACGACCTAATTCTGGGGGTCGTAGGAGAGGTCGTGAAGAACATCGCCCTTTAGTGGGTAATTCTAAACCCTCCACACCCACAAGTTTTG AATATGTTAATCCAGCTGCATATGAGGACGAATCATTTCCTGAACCACAACGTGACACAGTTACTGTGTTGAATGTTACAACAGATAGTCACAGTGATGGTGATAGTGATATACCAGAAATATCTGCAG GTGATGATATTCATactaaaaaaggaaagaaaaataaacatgCCGGTCAATGGACATTACCGCCACCAACATATGATAGTGTTTCTTCACAAAACACAGATCCTCGTACAAGGAGCCAAAGTAGGAGTCCTATTCCTCAAAACACATTTGAAATACCAAACATTGATCATCAGCAACAAAAAACAATGGAATACTCCTCCTCATCTCAGGATTATAATGGTGATAATGATGTCTCTATTCCTATGTTAGAAG ACACAggaaaaaaaagcaaaaagaaaaataagaaaccaAACCGACCTCCCCCTCCTCCATCAACACAGAACGATATGATAGCAGGTGGTAATCAGGGATCTATGGGGAGCTTAGAAGACGACAATGAGCCAGATGAGATCAGTGTACCAGTGGCTCCATTATCCATGAAACAGTCTCCCAGTACAGCTAAActgaaaaatatgtataatagtGAG CAGGCAGATATTTCCGAAGGA ggAAACACAAATGGTGATGATTCTGAATTAGGAGCTACTGGTCGAAGCTTTACACCCGAAGGAATAGAAAAATTAGATGACTATGTATTACAGCCAGCACCTCAGGGTCAAGTCATCAAATGTCGAATAACACGAGATAAAAAGGGCATAGATAGAGGAGTTTATCCCACATACTACTTACATCTAGAAAGAGAAGATGGCAAAAAA acaTTTTTATTAGCTGGTAGGAAAAGGAAGAAAAGCTATCCATCTAACTATTTAATTTCAACAGATCCAACAGATTTATCTCGTGGTGGAGAATCCTATGTAGGCAAATTAAG GTCAAATATATTGGGAACACATTTTACGTTATTTGATCATGGATGCAATCCTAAGGATAATTATGAAAATGCAAGGAAAGAACTGATTGGTGTAGTTTAT GAAACCAATGTGTTAGGATTTAAGGGGCCAAGAAAGATGACCATTATTATACCTGGTATGAATTTGGACCATGAACGAGTTGACATTAAACCAAGAAAT GATAATGATGGTTTGATAAACAGATGGAAAAGGAAAAACATGGAAAATATACTTGAACTGCATAATAAAACACCTGTATGGAATGATG AAACACAGTCATATGTATTAAATTTCCATGGAAGAGTAACCCAGGCTTCAGTGAAAAATTTCCAGATAGTTCATGATAATGATG ttgAATATATAGTGATGCAGTTTGGCCGTGTTGCAGAGGACGTATTTACAATGGATTTTAATTATCCTTTATGTGCATTACAAGCTTTTGGAATAGCAATTAGTAGTTTTGACAGCAAACTTGCCTGTGAATAA
- the LOC143047156 gene encoding tubby-related protein 3-like isoform X7, whose amino-acid sequence MEPSYKMGKWSPQEQHSPSADPFGDNTMSGPPGSVGDDYNNAMKQQKLEKERKRIEDQNKKKRQQLGLFQPNEDIGRPNSGGRRRGREEHRPLVGNSKPSTPTSFEYVNPAAYEDESFPEPQRDTVTVLNVTTDSHSDGDSDIPEISADICLLQDTGKKSKKKNKKPNRPPPPPSTQNDMIAGGNQGSMGSLEDDNEPDEISVPVAPLSMKQSPSTAKLKNMYNSEQADISEGGNTNGDDSELGATGRSFTPEGIEKLDDYVLQPAPQGQVIKCRITRDKKGIDRGVYPTYYLHLEREDGKKTFLLAGRKRKKSYPSNYLISTDPTDLSRGGESYVGKLRSNILGTHFTLFDHGCNPKDNYENARKELIGVVYETNVLGFKGPRKMTIIIPGMNLDHERVDIKPRNDNDGLINRWKRKNMENILELHNKTPVWNDETQSYVLNFHGRVTQASVKNFQIVHDNDVEYIVMQFGRVAEDVFTMDFNYPLCALQAFGIAISSFDSKLACE is encoded by the exons ATGGAACCCAGCTATAAAATGGGGAAGTGGAGTCCCCAGGAACAACACAG TCCATCTGCAGATCCTTTTGGAGACAACACCATGAGTGGACCTCCTGGAAG TGTTGGTGATGATTATAATAATGCAATGAAACAACAAAAGCTAGAAAAAGAG AGAAAAAGAATTGAAgaccaaaacaagaaaaaaaggcaacagtTAGGACTGTTCCAGCCAAATGAAGATATTGGACGACCTAATTCTGGGGGTCGTAGGAGAGGTCGTGAAGAACATCGCCCTTTAGTGGGTAATTCTAAACCCTCCACACCCACAAGTTTTG AATATGTTAATCCAGCTGCATATGAGGACGAATCATTTCCTGAACCACAACGTGACACAGTTACTGTGTTGAATGTTACAACAGATAGTCACAGTGATGGTGATAGTGATATACCAGAAATATCTGCAG acATATGTCTGTTGCAGG ACACAggaaaaaaaagcaaaaagaaaaataagaaaccaAACCGACCTCCCCCTCCTCCATCAACACAGAACGATATGATAGCAGGTGGTAATCAGGGATCTATGGGGAGCTTAGAAGACGACAATGAGCCAGATGAGATCAGTGTACCAGTGGCTCCATTATCCATGAAACAGTCTCCCAGTACAGCTAAActgaaaaatatgtataatagtGAG CAGGCAGATATTTCCGAAGGA ggAAACACAAATGGTGATGATTCTGAATTAGGAGCTACTGGTCGAAGCTTTACACCCGAAGGAATAGAAAAATTAGATGACTATGTATTACAGCCAGCACCTCAGGGTCAAGTCATCAAATGTCGAATAACACGAGATAAAAAGGGCATAGATAGAGGAGTTTATCCCACATACTACTTACATCTAGAAAGAGAAGATGGCAAAAAA acaTTTTTATTAGCTGGTAGGAAAAGGAAGAAAAGCTATCCATCTAACTATTTAATTTCAACAGATCCAACAGATTTATCTCGTGGTGGAGAATCCTATGTAGGCAAATTAAG GTCAAATATATTGGGAACACATTTTACGTTATTTGATCATGGATGCAATCCTAAGGATAATTATGAAAATGCAAGGAAAGAACTGATTGGTGTAGTTTAT GAAACCAATGTGTTAGGATTTAAGGGGCCAAGAAAGATGACCATTATTATACCTGGTATGAATTTGGACCATGAACGAGTTGACATTAAACCAAGAAAT GATAATGATGGTTTGATAAACAGATGGAAAAGGAAAAACATGGAAAATATACTTGAACTGCATAATAAAACACCTGTATGGAATGATG AAACACAGTCATATGTATTAAATTTCCATGGAAGAGTAACCCAGGCTTCAGTGAAAAATTTCCAGATAGTTCATGATAATGATG ttgAATATATAGTGATGCAGTTTGGCCGTGTTGCAGAGGACGTATTTACAATGGATTTTAATTATCCTTTATGTGCATTACAAGCTTTTGGAATAGCAATTAGTAGTTTTGACAGCAAACTTGCCTGTGAATAA
- the LOC143047156 gene encoding uncharacterized protein LOC143047156 isoform X5 — translation MEPSYKMGKWSPQEQHSPSADPFGDNTMSGPPGSVGDDYNNAMKQQKLEKERKRIEDQNKKKRQQLGLFQPNEDIGRPNSGGRRRGREEHRPLVGNSKPSTPTSFEYVNPAAYEDESFPEPQRDTVTVLNVTTDSHSDGDSDIPEISAGDDIHTKKGKKNKHAGQWTLPPPTYDSVSSQNTDPRTRSQSRSPIPQNTFEIPNIDHQQQKTMEYSSSSQDYNDTGKKSKKKNKKPNRPPPPPSTQNDMIAGGNQGSMGSLEDDNEPDEISVPVAPLSMKQSPSTAKLKNMYNSEQADISEGGNTNGDDSELGATGRSFTPEGIEKLDDYVLQPAPQGQVIKCRITRDKKGIDRGVYPTYYLHLEREDGKKTFLLAGRKRKKSYPSNYLISTDPTDLSRGGESYVGKLRSNILGTHFTLFDHGCNPKDNYENARKELIGVVYETNVLGFKGPRKMTIIIPGMNLDHERVDIKPRNDNDGLINRWKRKNMENILELHNKTPVWNDETQSYVLNFHGRVTQASVKNFQIVHDNDVEYIVMQFGRVAEDVFTMDFNYPLCALQAFGIAISSFDSKLACE, via the exons ATGGAACCCAGCTATAAAATGGGGAAGTGGAGTCCCCAGGAACAACACAG TCCATCTGCAGATCCTTTTGGAGACAACACCATGAGTGGACCTCCTGGAAG TGTTGGTGATGATTATAATAATGCAATGAAACAACAAAAGCTAGAAAAAGAG AGAAAAAGAATTGAAgaccaaaacaagaaaaaaaggcaacagtTAGGACTGTTCCAGCCAAATGAAGATATTGGACGACCTAATTCTGGGGGTCGTAGGAGAGGTCGTGAAGAACATCGCCCTTTAGTGGGTAATTCTAAACCCTCCACACCCACAAGTTTTG AATATGTTAATCCAGCTGCATATGAGGACGAATCATTTCCTGAACCACAACGTGACACAGTTACTGTGTTGAATGTTACAACAGATAGTCACAGTGATGGTGATAGTGATATACCAGAAATATCTGCAG GTGATGATATTCATactaaaaaaggaaagaaaaataaacatgCCGGTCAATGGACATTACCGCCACCAACATATGATAGTGTTTCTTCACAAAACACAGATCCTCGTACAAGGAGCCAAAGTAGGAGTCCTATTCCTCAAAACACATTTGAAATACCAAACATTGATCATCAGCAACAAAAAACAATGGAATACTCCTCCTCATCTCAGGATTATAATG ACACAggaaaaaaaagcaaaaagaaaaataagaaaccaAACCGACCTCCCCCTCCTCCATCAACACAGAACGATATGATAGCAGGTGGTAATCAGGGATCTATGGGGAGCTTAGAAGACGACAATGAGCCAGATGAGATCAGTGTACCAGTGGCTCCATTATCCATGAAACAGTCTCCCAGTACAGCTAAActgaaaaatatgtataatagtGAG CAGGCAGATATTTCCGAAGGA ggAAACACAAATGGTGATGATTCTGAATTAGGAGCTACTGGTCGAAGCTTTACACCCGAAGGAATAGAAAAATTAGATGACTATGTATTACAGCCAGCACCTCAGGGTCAAGTCATCAAATGTCGAATAACACGAGATAAAAAGGGCATAGATAGAGGAGTTTATCCCACATACTACTTACATCTAGAAAGAGAAGATGGCAAAAAA acaTTTTTATTAGCTGGTAGGAAAAGGAAGAAAAGCTATCCATCTAACTATTTAATTTCAACAGATCCAACAGATTTATCTCGTGGTGGAGAATCCTATGTAGGCAAATTAAG GTCAAATATATTGGGAACACATTTTACGTTATTTGATCATGGATGCAATCCTAAGGATAATTATGAAAATGCAAGGAAAGAACTGATTGGTGTAGTTTAT GAAACCAATGTGTTAGGATTTAAGGGGCCAAGAAAGATGACCATTATTATACCTGGTATGAATTTGGACCATGAACGAGTTGACATTAAACCAAGAAAT GATAATGATGGTTTGATAAACAGATGGAAAAGGAAAAACATGGAAAATATACTTGAACTGCATAATAAAACACCTGTATGGAATGATG AAACACAGTCATATGTATTAAATTTCCATGGAAGAGTAACCCAGGCTTCAGTGAAAAATTTCCAGATAGTTCATGATAATGATG ttgAATATATAGTGATGCAGTTTGGCCGTGTTGCAGAGGACGTATTTACAATGGATTTTAATTATCCTTTATGTGCATTACAAGCTTTTGGAATAGCAATTAGTAGTTTTGACAGCAAACTTGCCTGTGAATAA
- the LOC143047156 gene encoding tubby-related protein 3-like isoform X8, producing the protein MEPSYKMGKWSPQEQHSPSADPFGDNTMSGPPGSVGDDYNNAMKQQKLEKERKRIEDQNKKKRQQLGLFQPNEDIGRPNSGGRRRGREEHRPLVGNSKPSTPTSFEYVNPAAYEDESFPEPQRDTVTVLNVTTDSHSDGDSDIPEISADTGKKSKKKNKKPNRPPPPPSTQNDMIAGGNQGSMGSLEDDNEPDEISVPVAPLSMKQSPSTAKLKNMYNSEQADISEGGNTNGDDSELGATGRSFTPEGIEKLDDYVLQPAPQGQVIKCRITRDKKGIDRGVYPTYYLHLEREDGKKTFLLAGRKRKKSYPSNYLISTDPTDLSRGGESYVGKLRSNILGTHFTLFDHGCNPKDNYENARKELIGVVYETNVLGFKGPRKMTIIIPGMNLDHERVDIKPRNDNDGLINRWKRKNMENILELHNKTPVWNDETQSYVLNFHGRVTQASVKNFQIVHDNDVEYIVMQFGRVAEDVFTMDFNYPLCALQAFGIAISSFDSKLACE; encoded by the exons ATGGAACCCAGCTATAAAATGGGGAAGTGGAGTCCCCAGGAACAACACAG TCCATCTGCAGATCCTTTTGGAGACAACACCATGAGTGGACCTCCTGGAAG TGTTGGTGATGATTATAATAATGCAATGAAACAACAAAAGCTAGAAAAAGAG AGAAAAAGAATTGAAgaccaaaacaagaaaaaaaggcaacagtTAGGACTGTTCCAGCCAAATGAAGATATTGGACGACCTAATTCTGGGGGTCGTAGGAGAGGTCGTGAAGAACATCGCCCTTTAGTGGGTAATTCTAAACCCTCCACACCCACAAGTTTTG AATATGTTAATCCAGCTGCATATGAGGACGAATCATTTCCTGAACCACAACGTGACACAGTTACTGTGTTGAATGTTACAACAGATAGTCACAGTGATGGTGATAGTGATATACCAGAAATATCTGCAG ACACAggaaaaaaaagcaaaaagaaaaataagaaaccaAACCGACCTCCCCCTCCTCCATCAACACAGAACGATATGATAGCAGGTGGTAATCAGGGATCTATGGGGAGCTTAGAAGACGACAATGAGCCAGATGAGATCAGTGTACCAGTGGCTCCATTATCCATGAAACAGTCTCCCAGTACAGCTAAActgaaaaatatgtataatagtGAG CAGGCAGATATTTCCGAAGGA ggAAACACAAATGGTGATGATTCTGAATTAGGAGCTACTGGTCGAAGCTTTACACCCGAAGGAATAGAAAAATTAGATGACTATGTATTACAGCCAGCACCTCAGGGTCAAGTCATCAAATGTCGAATAACACGAGATAAAAAGGGCATAGATAGAGGAGTTTATCCCACATACTACTTACATCTAGAAAGAGAAGATGGCAAAAAA acaTTTTTATTAGCTGGTAGGAAAAGGAAGAAAAGCTATCCATCTAACTATTTAATTTCAACAGATCCAACAGATTTATCTCGTGGTGGAGAATCCTATGTAGGCAAATTAAG GTCAAATATATTGGGAACACATTTTACGTTATTTGATCATGGATGCAATCCTAAGGATAATTATGAAAATGCAAGGAAAGAACTGATTGGTGTAGTTTAT GAAACCAATGTGTTAGGATTTAAGGGGCCAAGAAAGATGACCATTATTATACCTGGTATGAATTTGGACCATGAACGAGTTGACATTAAACCAAGAAAT GATAATGATGGTTTGATAAACAGATGGAAAAGGAAAAACATGGAAAATATACTTGAACTGCATAATAAAACACCTGTATGGAATGATG AAACACAGTCATATGTATTAAATTTCCATGGAAGAGTAACCCAGGCTTCAGTGAAAAATTTCCAGATAGTTCATGATAATGATG ttgAATATATAGTGATGCAGTTTGGCCGTGTTGCAGAGGACGTATTTACAATGGATTTTAATTATCCTTTATGTGCATTACAAGCTTTTGGAATAGCAATTAGTAGTTTTGACAGCAAACTTGCCTGTGAATAA
- the LOC143047156 gene encoding uncharacterized protein LOC143047156 isoform X3 yields MEPSYKMGKWSPQEQHSPSADPFGDNTMSGPPGSVGDDYNNAMKQQKLEKERKRIEDQNKKKRQQLGLFQPNEDIGRPNSGGRRRGREEHRPLVGNSKPSTPTSFEYVNPAAYEDESFPEPQRDTVTVLNVTTDSHSDGDSDIPEISAGDDIHTKKGKKNKHAGQWTLPPPTYDSVSSQNTDPRTRSQSRSPIPQNTFEIPNIDHQQQKTMEYSSSSQDYNGDNDVSIPMLEDTGKKSKKKNKKPNRPPPPPSTQNDMIAGGNQGSMGSLEDDNEPDEISVPVAPLSMKQSPSTAKLKNMYNSEGNTNGDDSELGATGRSFTPEGIEKLDDYVLQPAPQGQVIKCRITRDKKGIDRGVYPTYYLHLEREDGKKTFLLAGRKRKKSYPSNYLISTDPTDLSRGGESYVGKLRSNILGTHFTLFDHGCNPKDNYENARKELIGVVYETNVLGFKGPRKMTIIIPGMNLDHERVDIKPRNDNDGLINRWKRKNMENILELHNKTPVWNDETQSYVLNFHGRVTQASVKNFQIVHDNDVEYIVMQFGRVAEDVFTMDFNYPLCALQAFGIAISSFDSKLACE; encoded by the exons ATGGAACCCAGCTATAAAATGGGGAAGTGGAGTCCCCAGGAACAACACAG TCCATCTGCAGATCCTTTTGGAGACAACACCATGAGTGGACCTCCTGGAAG TGTTGGTGATGATTATAATAATGCAATGAAACAACAAAAGCTAGAAAAAGAG AGAAAAAGAATTGAAgaccaaaacaagaaaaaaaggcaacagtTAGGACTGTTCCAGCCAAATGAAGATATTGGACGACCTAATTCTGGGGGTCGTAGGAGAGGTCGTGAAGAACATCGCCCTTTAGTGGGTAATTCTAAACCCTCCACACCCACAAGTTTTG AATATGTTAATCCAGCTGCATATGAGGACGAATCATTTCCTGAACCACAACGTGACACAGTTACTGTGTTGAATGTTACAACAGATAGTCACAGTGATGGTGATAGTGATATACCAGAAATATCTGCAG GTGATGATATTCATactaaaaaaggaaagaaaaataaacatgCCGGTCAATGGACATTACCGCCACCAACATATGATAGTGTTTCTTCACAAAACACAGATCCTCGTACAAGGAGCCAAAGTAGGAGTCCTATTCCTCAAAACACATTTGAAATACCAAACATTGATCATCAGCAACAAAAAACAATGGAATACTCCTCCTCATCTCAGGATTATAATGGTGATAATGATGTCTCTATTCCTATGTTAGAAG ACACAggaaaaaaaagcaaaaagaaaaataagaaaccaAACCGACCTCCCCCTCCTCCATCAACACAGAACGATATGATAGCAGGTGGTAATCAGGGATCTATGGGGAGCTTAGAAGACGACAATGAGCCAGATGAGATCAGTGTACCAGTGGCTCCATTATCCATGAAACAGTCTCCCAGTACAGCTAAActgaaaaatatgtataatagtGAG ggAAACACAAATGGTGATGATTCTGAATTAGGAGCTACTGGTCGAAGCTTTACACCCGAAGGAATAGAAAAATTAGATGACTATGTATTACAGCCAGCACCTCAGGGTCAAGTCATCAAATGTCGAATAACACGAGATAAAAAGGGCATAGATAGAGGAGTTTATCCCACATACTACTTACATCTAGAAAGAGAAGATGGCAAAAAA acaTTTTTATTAGCTGGTAGGAAAAGGAAGAAAAGCTATCCATCTAACTATTTAATTTCAACAGATCCAACAGATTTATCTCGTGGTGGAGAATCCTATGTAGGCAAATTAAG GTCAAATATATTGGGAACACATTTTACGTTATTTGATCATGGATGCAATCCTAAGGATAATTATGAAAATGCAAGGAAAGAACTGATTGGTGTAGTTTAT GAAACCAATGTGTTAGGATTTAAGGGGCCAAGAAAGATGACCATTATTATACCTGGTATGAATTTGGACCATGAACGAGTTGACATTAAACCAAGAAAT GATAATGATGGTTTGATAAACAGATGGAAAAGGAAAAACATGGAAAATATACTTGAACTGCATAATAAAACACCTGTATGGAATGATG AAACACAGTCATATGTATTAAATTTCCATGGAAGAGTAACCCAGGCTTCAGTGAAAAATTTCCAGATAGTTCATGATAATGATG ttgAATATATAGTGATGCAGTTTGGCCGTGTTGCAGAGGACGTATTTACAATGGATTTTAATTATCCTTTATGTGCATTACAAGCTTTTGGAATAGCAATTAGTAGTTTTGACAGCAAACTTGCCTGTGAATAA
- the LOC143047156 gene encoding uncharacterized protein LOC143047156 isoform X1, whose protein sequence is MEPSYKMGKWSPQEQHSPSADPFGDNTMSGPPGSVGDDYNNAMKQQKLEKERKRIEDQNKKKRQQLGLFQPNEDIGRPNSGGRRRGREEHRPLVGNSKPSTPTSFEYVNPAAYEDESFPEPQRDTVTVLNVTTDSHSDGDSDIPEISAGDDIHTKKGKKNKHAGQWTLPPPTYDSVSSQNTDPRTRSQSRSPIPQNTFEIPNIDHQQQKTMEYSSSSQDYNGDNDVSIPMLEDTGKKSKKKNKKPNRPPPPPSTQNDMIAGGNQGSMGSLEDDNEPDEISVPVAPLSMKQSPSTAKLKNMYNSEQADISEGGNTNGDDSELGATGRSFTPEGIEKLDDYVLQPAPQGQVIKCRITRDKKGIDRGVYPTYYLHLEREDGKKTFLLAGRKRKKSYPSNYLISTDPTDLSRGGESYVGKLRSNILGTHFTLFDHGCNPKDNYENARKELIGVVYETNVLGFKGPRKMTIIIPGMNLDHERVDIKPRNDNDGLINRWKRKNMENILELHNKTPVWNDETQSYVLNFHGRVTQASVKNFQIVHDNDVEYIVMQFGRVAEDVFTMDFNYPLCALQAFGIAISSFDSKLACE, encoded by the exons ATGGAACCCAGCTATAAAATGGGGAAGTGGAGTCCCCAGGAACAACACAG TCCATCTGCAGATCCTTTTGGAGACAACACCATGAGTGGACCTCCTGGAAG TGTTGGTGATGATTATAATAATGCAATGAAACAACAAAAGCTAGAAAAAGAG AGAAAAAGAATTGAAgaccaaaacaagaaaaaaaggcaacagtTAGGACTGTTCCAGCCAAATGAAGATATTGGACGACCTAATTCTGGGGGTCGTAGGAGAGGTCGTGAAGAACATCGCCCTTTAGTGGGTAATTCTAAACCCTCCACACCCACAAGTTTTG AATATGTTAATCCAGCTGCATATGAGGACGAATCATTTCCTGAACCACAACGTGACACAGTTACTGTGTTGAATGTTACAACAGATAGTCACAGTGATGGTGATAGTGATATACCAGAAATATCTGCAG GTGATGATATTCATactaaaaaaggaaagaaaaataaacatgCCGGTCAATGGACATTACCGCCACCAACATATGATAGTGTTTCTTCACAAAACACAGATCCTCGTACAAGGAGCCAAAGTAGGAGTCCTATTCCTCAAAACACATTTGAAATACCAAACATTGATCATCAGCAACAAAAAACAATGGAATACTCCTCCTCATCTCAGGATTATAATGGTGATAATGATGTCTCTATTCCTATGTTAGAAG ACACAggaaaaaaaagcaaaaagaaaaataagaaaccaAACCGACCTCCCCCTCCTCCATCAACACAGAACGATATGATAGCAGGTGGTAATCAGGGATCTATGGGGAGCTTAGAAGACGACAATGAGCCAGATGAGATCAGTGTACCAGTGGCTCCATTATCCATGAAACAGTCTCCCAGTACAGCTAAActgaaaaatatgtataatagtGAG CAGGCAGATATTTCCGAAGGA ggAAACACAAATGGTGATGATTCTGAATTAGGAGCTACTGGTCGAAGCTTTACACCCGAAGGAATAGAAAAATTAGATGACTATGTATTACAGCCAGCACCTCAGGGTCAAGTCATCAAATGTCGAATAACACGAGATAAAAAGGGCATAGATAGAGGAGTTTATCCCACATACTACTTACATCTAGAAAGAGAAGATGGCAAAAAA acaTTTTTATTAGCTGGTAGGAAAAGGAAGAAAAGCTATCCATCTAACTATTTAATTTCAACAGATCCAACAGATTTATCTCGTGGTGGAGAATCCTATGTAGGCAAATTAAG GTCAAATATATTGGGAACACATTTTACGTTATTTGATCATGGATGCAATCCTAAGGATAATTATGAAAATGCAAGGAAAGAACTGATTGGTGTAGTTTAT GAAACCAATGTGTTAGGATTTAAGGGGCCAAGAAAGATGACCATTATTATACCTGGTATGAATTTGGACCATGAACGAGTTGACATTAAACCAAGAAAT GATAATGATGGTTTGATAAACAGATGGAAAAGGAAAAACATGGAAAATATACTTGAACTGCATAATAAAACACCTGTATGGAATGATG AAACACAGTCATATGTATTAAATTTCCATGGAAGAGTAACCCAGGCTTCAGTGAAAAATTTCCAGATAGTTCATGATAATGATG ttgAATATATAGTGATGCAGTTTGGCCGTGTTGCAGAGGACGTATTTACAATGGATTTTAATTATCCTTTATGTGCATTACAAGCTTTTGGAATAGCAATTAGTAGTTTTGACAGCAAACTTGCCTGTGAATAA